The following proteins come from a genomic window of Nostoc sp. TCL26-01:
- a CDS encoding N-acetylmuramoyl-L-alanine amidase: MKLHWLLSGTVGTIFLLSSPALAARLDSWRFDANQNRLEITTNGAVQPKAQLIFSPTRLVIDLPDTTFGQPQLTQPIGGAIRAVRVGQFDPQTTRIVVELTPGYTLDPQQVKFVGISPNRWTVQLPTPTLEKVSSSTQIAQQQEVPTTPIDTPDTSSILSPRDVYSVTPTTPEPPLNNIAAVTQIESLRVTGDGFFIRTRGTTPQIQVKRTDDKRVININVAGASLSPDLEKDITINRYGVNRIQFTQLSTKPQTVRISMQVDKNSPDWRVSTSSVGGFIVIPSRGIVTLPRDNPPNNISVNTDTLATIQAVELNENSTRLLIRSDQPVSAQGGWDRSSGLFRIIINNAKLSSRVTGPNLNANSPILRVRLQPQTNNTVIVLVQPSAGVQIGELNQVSNQLLALELQGSRRFIPPVGLPPLPPTNRSQLPDINTRNPRNISQPVPRGRFLVVIDPGHGGKDSGAPGLGGLLEKDVVLPIGRRIAAILEQNGVQTVLTRDADFFVELQGRVDIAERANATLFVSVHANSVDGRPDVNGLEVYYYDSGYALAETVRQTILSEIGTLKDRGTRKARFYVLRKSSMPSILVETGYMTGREDNPRLGSPEYQNRMAEAIARGILQYLKIR, translated from the coding sequence GTGAAATTACACTGGTTGCTATCCGGTACTGTGGGAACTATCTTCTTACTATCGTCGCCGGCTTTGGCTGCAAGACTCGACTCTTGGCGCTTTGATGCCAATCAAAATCGTTTGGAGATTACTACTAATGGTGCTGTACAACCCAAGGCGCAACTGATTTTTAGCCCAACGCGCCTAGTTATAGATTTGCCAGATACAACCTTTGGGCAACCTCAACTAACCCAACCCATCGGTGGGGCAATTCGGGCTGTGCGTGTGGGACAGTTCGACCCCCAAACTACACGGATCGTTGTTGAACTCACTCCTGGTTACACTCTCGACCCCCAGCAAGTAAAATTTGTTGGTATTAGTCCTAATCGCTGGACAGTACAATTACCTACGCCAACGCTTGAAAAGGTATCTTCCTCAACACAAATTGCCCAGCAGCAAGAAGTACCAACTACACCAATCGATACACCAGACACCTCCTCTATCTTATCTCCTAGAGATGTTTACTCTGTTACACCAACTACTCCAGAACCACCGCTCAACAACATTGCTGCTGTCACGCAAATTGAAAGTTTAAGAGTTACAGGTGATGGATTTTTTATTCGTACCCGTGGTACTACACCTCAGATTCAAGTCAAGCGTACAGACGATAAGCGGGTAATTAATATTAATGTTGCTGGTGCATCGTTATCACCCGATTTAGAAAAAGACATAACCATTAATCGTTATGGTGTCAACCGAATTCAATTTACCCAATTGTCAACAAAACCACAGACTGTACGCATTTCCATGCAGGTGGATAAAAACAGTCCTGACTGGCGGGTAAGTACTAGTAGTGTTGGTGGGTTTATAGTTATCCCTAGTCGGGGAATTGTGACATTACCCAGAGATAATCCTCCTAACAATATTTCTGTCAATACAGATACACTAGCCACGATTCAAGCGGTAGAACTGAATGAGAATAGTACACGATTATTAATTCGTTCTGACCAACCTGTATCAGCTCAAGGTGGTTGGGATAGGTCTTCTGGATTATTCCGTATTATTATTAATAACGCTAAATTATCTTCTAGAGTTACTGGCCCCAATTTAAATGCCAATAGCCCTATCCTCCGAGTCCGGCTACAACCCCAAACCAACAATACAGTAATTGTTTTAGTACAACCCTCGGCTGGTGTACAAATTGGGGAACTAAATCAAGTTAGTAACCAGCTTTTAGCTTTAGAGTTACAAGGTTCTCGGCGATTTATCCCCCCAGTTGGTTTACCACCCCTACCACCAACAAATCGTTCCCAATTGCCAGATATAAATACTCGTAATCCCAGAAACATCTCTCAACCAGTACCGAGAGGTAGATTTTTGGTGGTTATTGACCCTGGACATGGTGGTAAAGACTCTGGCGCACCGGGTCTAGGTGGATTATTAGAAAAAGATGTGGTGTTACCTATTGGTCGAAGAATTGCGGCGATTTTAGAGCAGAATGGTGTGCAAACAGTGCTGACAAGAGATGCTGACTTTTTTGTGGAGTTACAAGGAAGAGTAGATATTGCCGAGAGAGCCAACGCCACTTTGTTTGTCAGCGTTCATGCCAATTCTGTAGACGGCCGTCCCGATGTTAATGGCTTAGAAGTATATTACTACGATAGTGGGTATGCCCTAGCGGAAACAGTCCGCCAAACTATCCTGAGTGAGATTGGTACTCTCAAAGACCGAGGTACACGCAAAGCCAGATTCTACGTCCTCAGAAAAAGTTCTATGCCGTCGATTTTGGTAGAAACTGGTTATATGACTGGTAGGGAAGATAATCCCAGGTTAGGCTCACCAGAATATCAAAACCGTATGGCAGAGGCGATCGCTCGTGGTATCCTGCAATATTTAAAGATACGGTAA
- the murI gene encoding glutamate racemase, translating to MYSSSSFQGNLYGFSNQEPQRAPIGVFDSGVGGLTVLRQLYRQLPHESMVYFGDTARLPYGIRSQAEILQFVRDILDWMQHQHVKMVIMACNTSSALALDIVRQEYDIPILGVILPGAKAAVQQGKRIGVIATPATAKSNAYRQAIQEIDPNVEVWQVGCPEFVPLIEQNRIQDPYTTEVARGYLEPLLQQDIDTLVYGCTHYPLLAPVVRSLLPPQVKIIDPAVHVTTACAQELDLLGLSNTHPPLPTRFAVSGCPQQFAQSAVQWLGCTPLVEAVDFGLPVSQLQ from the coding sequence GTGTATTCATCTTCCAGCTTTCAAGGTAATCTGTACGGTTTCTCAAATCAAGAACCTCAACGCGCCCCCATTGGGGTGTTTGACAGTGGTGTGGGTGGGTTAACGGTATTACGCCAACTCTATCGGCAATTGCCCCATGAGTCTATGGTTTATTTTGGTGATACAGCTAGACTCCCTTATGGCATCCGTTCCCAAGCAGAAATTTTACAATTTGTTCGGGATATCCTCGACTGGATGCAACACCAACACGTCAAAATGGTGATTATGGCTTGCAATACCAGTTCTGCGCTGGCTTTAGATATTGTTCGCCAAGAATATGATATTCCTATTCTCGGCGTGATCCTGCCTGGGGCTAAGGCAGCTGTGCAGCAGGGTAAACGAATTGGTGTGATTGCTACTCCAGCTACAGCTAAAAGTAACGCTTATCGCCAAGCCATTCAGGAAATAGACCCTAATGTAGAAGTTTGGCAAGTTGGTTGTCCAGAATTTGTCCCACTCATTGAACAAAATCGCATTCAAGACCCGTACACTACAGAAGTAGCTAGAGGTTATCTAGAACCTCTACTTCAGCAAGATATTGACACCCTAGTTTATGGCTGCACTCATTATCCTCTGTTAGCGCCCGTAGTGCGATCGCTCCTCCCACCCCAAGTCAAAATTATAGACCCTGCGGTTCACGTCACCACAGCTTGCGCTCAAGAGCTAGACTTACTCGGCTTAAGCAACACCCATCCACCACTCCCCACACGCTTTGCTGTTAGCGGTTGTCCCCAACAATTCGCTCAATCAGCCGTACAGTGGCTAGGTTGTACACCACTAGTTGAAGCTGTGGATTTCGGTCTACCAGTCTCCCAACTCCAATAA
- the sds gene encoding solanesyl diphosphate synthase yields the protein MTPATSLFTPVEADLRILADNLKQLVGNRHPILFAAAEHLFGAGGKRIRPAIVLLISRATMLEQDITSRHRRLAEITEMIHTASLVHDDVVDESEVRRGVPTVHSLFGNRIAILAGDFLFAQSSWYLANLNNLEVVKLLSEVIMDLATGEIQQGLNRFDAGISIETYLDKSYYKTASLIANSSKAAGLLSEVSPEMAEHLYGYGRHLGIAFQIVDDILDFTSTTDTLGKPAGSDLKSGNLTAPVLFALAENPYLEVLIEREFAQEGDLEQALELIQDSQGIQKARELAADHTKSAIEHLANLPSSESHQALINIAEYTLSRLY from the coding sequence ATGACCCCAGCCACCTCCCTGTTTACCCCTGTGGAAGCAGACCTGCGAATACTAGCAGATAACCTGAAACAGCTAGTTGGAAATCGCCACCCCATTTTGTTTGCAGCAGCCGAGCATCTATTCGGAGCTGGGGGAAAGCGTATTAGACCAGCGATCGTGCTGCTGATATCACGCGCGACAATGTTAGAGCAAGACATTACCTCTCGTCATCGCCGCCTAGCCGAAATTACAGAAATGATTCACACGGCCAGCTTAGTGCATGACGATGTAGTAGACGAATCAGAAGTGCGGCGGGGTGTCCCCACCGTTCACAGTTTGTTTGGCAATCGAATTGCCATATTAGCGGGAGATTTTTTGTTTGCCCAATCTTCCTGGTATTTAGCCAATTTAAATAACTTGGAGGTGGTAAAACTGCTCTCAGAAGTCATTATGGATTTAGCCACTGGGGAGATTCAACAGGGGCTGAATCGGTTTGATGCGGGTATTTCCATCGAGACGTATCTCGACAAGAGCTATTATAAAACGGCCTCATTAATTGCTAACAGTTCTAAAGCTGCTGGTTTATTGAGCGAAGTTTCTCCAGAAATGGCTGAACATTTGTATGGCTATGGTCGTCATTTGGGTATAGCCTTTCAGATTGTCGATGACATTTTAGATTTCACCAGCACGACAGACACTCTGGGTAAACCAGCTGGATCTGATCTCAAAAGTGGTAATCTGACTGCACCAGTGCTATTCGCTTTAGCGGAGAACCCATATTTAGAGGTGCTAATTGAAAGAGAATTTGCTCAAGAAGGGGATTTAGAGCAAGCGCTGGAATTGATTCAAGATAGTCAAGGCATACAAAAGGCGCGAGAGTTAGCTGCTGACCATACAAAGTCAGCGATTGAACATCTAGCTAATTTACCATCCTCAGAATCTCATCAAGCGCTGATCAACATAGCTGAATACACACTGAGCAGATTATATTAG
- the hetZ gene encoding heterocyst differentiation protein HetZ, translating to MNSAATATIPTANILGEISIGVEGIFQLVYKELKQFTKASEQNCHDVANRITTEVYRICHESKRIQASGAVESSAMTLAKHRLQQCLRYYQLGSNRGRVELHSTLSAIIYRYINPPQRQLSYQGRLTIIEDFLQSFYLEALNAFRRENQLGPTYRPQTLLELAEYMAFTERYGKRRIPLPGRQQQLIILRAQTFSQQQPPETNVDIEQAAEGSSNESDGSWEEPAVQQLRSAMATQAEPEPEEDTLRSVVITELMDYLEQKQQSDCADYFSLRLQDMSAQEIENVLGLTPRQRDYLQQRFKYHLIRFALLHRWELVHEWLEASLHTNLGLTPQQWDAYTAQLDDKQRSLLDLKQQGQSDDKIAKTLGLSMAQLQKRWFKILEQAWEIRNSLVSGSSASTHE from the coding sequence ATGAATTCAGCCGCAACAGCAACTATTCCAACCGCAAATATTCTGGGAGAAATTTCTATTGGTGTGGAGGGAATCTTCCAACTGGTTTACAAGGAACTAAAGCAGTTTACCAAAGCTTCCGAGCAGAATTGTCATGATGTAGCAAATCGTATCACTACTGAAGTATACCGAATTTGCCACGAAAGTAAACGGATTCAAGCTTCTGGTGCTGTAGAAAGTTCAGCCATGACTCTAGCCAAGCACCGGCTACAACAATGTCTGAGATATTATCAGTTAGGTTCCAACCGAGGCAGGGTAGAATTACACAGCACCCTCAGCGCCATTATTTATCGTTACATTAATCCCCCCCAGCGCCAACTGAGTTATCAAGGGCGACTGACTATCATAGAAGATTTCCTACAAAGTTTTTATTTAGAAGCTTTAAACGCTTTTCGTCGAGAAAATCAACTTGGCCCTACTTACCGTCCCCAAACTCTTTTAGAGTTGGCAGAGTATATGGCATTCACCGAACGCTATGGTAAGCGGCGGATTCCTTTACCTGGACGACAGCAGCAGTTGATCATCCTGAGAGCGCAAACTTTTTCCCAACAGCAACCTCCAGAAACCAACGTCGATATCGAACAAGCCGCCGAAGGTAGTTCCAATGAATCTGATGGTTCGTGGGAAGAACCAGCAGTTCAGCAACTGCGATCAGCAATGGCTACTCAAGCAGAACCCGAACCAGAAGAAGATACATTACGCTCCGTCGTGATTACGGAATTAATGGATTATTTGGAGCAAAAACAACAATCTGACTGTGCTGATTATTTTTCTCTGCGTCTTCAGGATATGTCAGCGCAAGAAATTGAAAATGTTTTAGGTTTAACTCCACGTCAGCGAGATTACTTACAACAACGCTTCAAGTATCATTTGATTCGGTTCGCTTTATTACATCGCTGGGAATTAGTACATGAGTGGCTCGAAGCTTCCTTGCATACTAATTTGGGCTTGACTCCCCAACAGTGGGATGCTTATACAGCACAGCTTGACGATAAACAAAGGTCTTTGCTAGACCTGAAACAACAAGGACAATCTGACGATAAAATAGCTAAAACTTTAGGGTTGTCAATGGCACAACTACAGAAACGGTGGTTTAAGATTTTGGAACAAGCTTGGGAAATTCGTAATTCCCTAGTGTCCGGATCTAGTGCATCTACTCATGAATAG
- a CDS encoding PatU has protein sequence MQERFQAVLKRRLQIHIENHPPLFPWENQIVEYPDYIEEPSLTLVPNWGWLAQQSKLNLPVTLPEKVFRELLERCQQMVTSSLPLGAKLVQVVENLFPSESQAINDIAGLVLRSTYRSADTVEAIPSIESDYLDLGSRQQMALSLLAAKQLLDNLTLPVSPTNPVVERLWLTSVGALTLRVEYYSQGDVTQLVVHSDLPTPGILTLQGNGTLAMAQSTSPGALSVELCCKQLQPTYTLEVDCPELDQPPLVFVINPTI, from the coding sequence GTGCAAGAACGATTTCAAGCTGTCCTCAAGCGTCGGCTACAAATTCACATCGAAAACCACCCACCCTTGTTTCCCTGGGAAAACCAAATTGTCGAATACCCAGATTATATTGAAGAGCCATCATTGACATTGGTTCCTAACTGGGGATGGTTAGCCCAGCAATCTAAGCTGAATCTACCTGTCACCTTACCGGAAAAAGTTTTTCGGGAATTGTTAGAAAGATGTCAACAAATGGTCACATCTTCACTACCTTTGGGTGCAAAATTAGTTCAGGTAGTGGAGAATTTATTCCCCAGTGAATCACAAGCAATTAATGATATAGCTGGTTTAGTACTGAGAAGCACCTATCGGTCGGCAGATACTGTGGAAGCAATCCCCAGTATTGAGAGCGATTACTTAGATTTAGGTTCTCGTCAGCAAATGGCATTGTCCTTGCTGGCGGCTAAACAATTGCTAGACAATCTCACATTACCAGTGTCACCAACTAATCCCGTGGTAGAAAGACTCTGGTTAACTAGCGTCGGTGCTTTAACTTTGCGGGTAGAATACTATTCCCAAGGTGATGTAACACAGTTAGTTGTCCACAGTGATTTACCAACTCCAGGAATTTTGACATTACAAGGGAATGGTACTCTAGCAATGGCTCAGTCAACCAGTCCTGGGGCTTTGAGTGTAGAGTTATGCTGCAAACAACTCCAACCCACTTATACATTAGAGGTTGATTGTCCTGAACTCGATCAGCCACCGTTGGTATTTGTGATTAATCCGACAATTTAG
- a CDS encoding DUF3488 and DUF4129 domain-containing transglutaminase family protein, with protein sequence MFKLTRMNLLSRLPVGLDWRQNTQGSLLTEVEDSISLRVLVLALVITGIVAMDIASGTTFSLWAIPLSFLGFGWSYYHRRQANIPIKFCIAIGMLIGLGAFFGRLIGELNDTRLALAELLIQLQILHSFDVPRRKDLGYSIVIGLILLGVAATLSQTLAFAPVLLLFLAIALPTLVINYRSQLGLGKSTVNSQQSKAFKLSSGFSFYFVLFSVVVGLGLVVFAFLPRFPGYQLRTFPVSAPIEVKNGFTSRSIINPGYVRQGNADNQGNGQGNSSNQNQNGQPGKVDSGFYYGFNSKMNQNLRGEMKPQVVMRVRSQVEGFWRVLAFDRYTGKGWEISRNEDVRTVKRSPWSYQIYLSPPPIATKTKEVVQTYTVVSELPNLIPAMSYPKEIFFPTPMIAVDKEDGLRAPVGLSEDLTYTVISEVPYRDRTLLGTASNNYPLGIKSHYLQVPTEIAPKVKQLTEEILANYNQQLVWKSQKTLNSNYEKALYLAQYLKQHYSIPQNPFEFPYLDEKEDLVDAFLFKHKGGYPDHFSTVLTVMLRSVGIPARLVAGFGAGEFNPFTGMYVVRNTDAYAMTEVYFPKYGWFAFDPIPNHPLIPPSVEDVQTFSVLRQFWQWVAGWLPSPVTGFLNNIFGTLFSWISKAIAWFLALFTQGWFGVFTGLTLSTTIAFFGWLGWTQWKIWRNRRWLGKLPPMESLYQQMLQWTAKQGLGKHPAQTPFEYASVSYQHHAPATAQVIDEICQAYVSWRYGGQKPNLNQLRQRWQEMKKKTGVIRNS encoded by the coding sequence ATGTTTAAATTAACCAGGATGAATCTGTTGTCGCGTCTACCTGTGGGTTTAGATTGGCGACAAAATACCCAGGGGTCGTTGTTAACAGAAGTAGAAGATTCAATTTCCTTGCGGGTACTAGTGCTAGCGTTGGTAATTACGGGAATTGTGGCGATGGATATTGCCTCTGGGACTACATTTAGTCTCTGGGCAATTCCATTAAGTTTCCTGGGTTTTGGCTGGAGTTATTACCATCGTCGCCAAGCTAATATTCCCATCAAGTTTTGTATCGCTATCGGGATGTTAATCGGACTGGGGGCTTTTTTTGGACGATTAATTGGTGAGTTGAATGATACTAGGTTGGCTTTAGCGGAGTTACTAATTCAATTGCAAATACTCCACAGTTTTGATGTCCCACGTCGGAAAGATTTGGGATATTCAATTGTGATTGGGTTAATTTTATTGGGTGTGGCAGCAACATTGAGTCAGACTTTGGCGTTTGCACCTGTATTATTATTATTTTTAGCGATCGCTCTCCCTACTTTGGTAATCAATTATCGTTCTCAATTAGGTCTAGGAAAGTCAACAGTCAACAGTCAACAGTCAAAAGCGTTTAAATTATCTTCTGGTTTCTCTTTCTATTTTGTACTGTTTAGTGTAGTTGTCGGTTTAGGACTGGTGGTTTTTGCTTTTTTACCCCGGTTTCCTGGTTATCAATTGCGGACATTTCCTGTGAGTGCGCCCATTGAGGTGAAAAACGGTTTTACTAGTCGCAGTATTATTAATCCTGGTTATGTGCGTCAGGGTAATGCTGATAATCAAGGTAATGGTCAGGGTAATAGTAGCAATCAAAATCAAAATGGTCAGCCGGGAAAGGTAGATAGCGGCTTTTATTACGGCTTCAATAGTAAGATGAACCAAAACCTACGGGGAGAGATGAAACCCCAGGTGGTGATGCGGGTGCGATCGCAAGTTGAGGGTTTTTGGCGCGTATTAGCCTTTGATCGTTACACGGGTAAGGGTTGGGAAATTTCCCGCAATGAAGATGTGAGAACTGTTAAGCGATCGCCTTGGTCTTATCAAATTTATCTCTCACCACCACCAATAGCTACAAAAACCAAGGAAGTGGTGCAGACTTACACTGTAGTATCGGAATTGCCTAACCTAATTCCGGCTATGTCTTACCCCAAGGAAATTTTCTTTCCCACACCAATGATTGCGGTAGACAAAGAAGATGGGTTACGCGCACCTGTAGGTTTATCAGAAGATTTGACTTATACCGTTATTTCTGAGGTTCCATACCGCGATCGCACTTTACTGGGAACAGCTTCTAATAATTATCCCCTAGGTATTAAGAGTCATTATTTGCAAGTTCCTACAGAAATTGCGCCAAAAGTCAAGCAATTGACTGAAGAAATTTTAGCTAACTATAATCAACAACTGGTATGGAAGTCGCAAAAAACTCTCAATTCTAACTATGAAAAAGCGTTGTATTTAGCTCAATACCTGAAACAACACTATTCCATCCCCCAAAATCCTTTTGAGTTTCCTTATTTGGATGAAAAGGAAGATTTGGTAGATGCTTTTTTATTCAAGCATAAAGGTGGCTATCCAGACCATTTCTCGACAGTTCTTACCGTCATGCTGCGTTCTGTTGGTATCCCAGCCCGGTTAGTAGCAGGGTTTGGTGCGGGAGAATTTAACCCATTCACAGGAATGTATGTTGTGCGTAACACGGACGCTTACGCCATGACGGAAGTATATTTCCCTAAATATGGATGGTTTGCTTTTGACCCCATTCCCAATCATCCTCTAATTCCACCTTCAGTAGAAGACGTACAGACTTTTAGTGTGTTGCGACAATTTTGGCAATGGGTGGCTGGGTGGCTACCTTCCCCAGTGACGGGTTTTCTCAACAATATTTTTGGGACATTATTTAGTTGGATTAGTAAAGCGATCGCTTGGTTTTTGGCTTTATTTACTCAAGGTTGGTTTGGTGTATTCACTGGTTTAACTTTGTCCACAACTATCGCTTTTTTTGGTTGGCTAGGTTGGACACAGTGGAAAATTTGGCGTAACCGTCGTTGGTTAGGTAAACTGCCACCAATGGAAAGCCTCTATCAACAAATGCTGCAATGGACAGCTAAACAAGGTTTAGGTAAACATCCAGCACAGACACCTTTTGAGTATGCAAGTGTCTCTTATCAGCATCATGCCCCAGCTACTGCTCAAGTAATAGATGAAATTTGCCAAGCCTATGTGAGTTGGCGTTATGGTGGTCAGAAGCCTAATTTAAATCAACTAAGACAAAGATGGCAGGAAATGAAAAAGAAGACTGGCGTAATTCGTAATTCGTAA
- a CDS encoding BrnT family toxin, which yields MEFEWNTDKAILNLDKHGISFQEAATVFNDPLSVTFPDPAHSIEENRYVIIGVSQFGQLLVVAHTDREEKVRIISARKTTRQERKFYEEGS from the coding sequence ATGGAATTTGAATGGAACACGGACAAAGCGATATTAAACCTTGATAAGCACGGTATTTCCTTTCAAGAAGCTGCAACCGTATTTAATGATCCTCTATCTGTAACTTTCCCTGATCCTGCTCATTCCATCGAGGAAAACCGCTACGTTATCATTGGTGTATCTCAGTTTGGACAACTTTTAGTTGTTGCACATACTGACAGAGAAGAAAAGGTACGAATCATCAGTGCCAGAAAAACAACCCGACAAGAGAGGAAGTTTTATGAAGAAGGAAGTTGA
- a CDS encoding DUF1995 family protein yields the protein MPELPNSLEEAIAQSRAATKAALDDGYTRLQVDLLFPELKFMPVAEQFLPLFTEYESRLKVFFADAGAAALARRDWADATFQISDIGTGRAASIQSKIQPEDEIVLFIAPTSVEVPQLEKICAIIGDRPTIFLNPRLEDAGIVGIGYAARQTRERFLNTIESCYYLRPIDNETALFRSYPGQWEVWVENSDTWVKIAELPKKPSGDELDLILMKGQSQTTGKDNTPGKKPGVFKSLQRFIRALNN from the coding sequence ATGCCAGAATTACCAAATAGCCTAGAAGAAGCGATCGCTCAATCCCGTGCAGCTACCAAAGCCGCTTTAGACGATGGTTATACGCGCCTACAAGTTGACTTGCTGTTTCCTGAACTCAAATTCATGCCTGTGGCAGAACAGTTTCTGCCTTTGTTCACCGAGTATGAATCTCGCTTAAAAGTCTTTTTTGCTGATGCGGGTGCAGCTGCTTTAGCCCGGCGTGATTGGGCAGATGCAACGTTTCAAATTTCTGATATTGGTACAGGTAGAGCTGCTTCGATTCAATCCAAGATTCAGCCAGAAGATGAGATTGTCTTATTTATTGCCCCCACATCAGTAGAAGTACCACAACTGGAAAAAATTTGTGCGATTATTGGCGATCGCCCTACTATTTTTTTAAATCCTCGTTTAGAAGATGCTGGTATTGTCGGCATTGGTTATGCAGCCAGACAAACCCGCGAACGTTTCCTCAATACAATTGAATCCTGTTACTACCTGCGTCCTATAGATAATGAAACTGCTCTATTCCGTTCCTATCCTGGACAATGGGAGGTGTGGGTAGAAAACAGCGACACTTGGGTAAAAATTGCTGAGTTACCGAAAAAGCCTTCAGGGGATGAACTAGATTTAATTTTGATGAAAGGACAATCGCAAACTACAGGTAAAGATAATACACCAGGGAAAAAACCTGGTGTCTTTAAAAGTTTGCAGAGGTTTATTAGAGCATTGAATAACTAA